A section of the Prochlorococcus marinus XMU1402 genome encodes:
- the trpB gene encoding tryptophan synthase subunit beta, whose product MVSTFSRKDQNYKNDDLNQPSKEGRFGKYGGQYVPETLMPALFELEDAASNAWKDKLFVEELNHLLKTYVGRETPLYEAKRLTEHYKNNQATPRIWLKREDLNHTGAHKINNALGQALLAIRMGKKRIIAETGAGQHGVATATVCARFGLKCIIYMGAEDIKRQSLNVFRMKLLGAEVKVVNSGTATLKDATSEAIRDWVSNVETTHYILGSVAGPHPFPKIVRDFHAVIGEETKKQCFKSFGSLPDILLACVGGGSNAMGLFHPFVKETSVRLIGVEAAGSGVDTDKHAATITKGSAGILHGSMSLLLQDDNGQVQEAHSISAGLDYPGVGPEHSHLKDIGRAEYGSVTDQEALDALKLVSELEGIIPALETSHAFAWLDKLCPTLEKDTHIVINCSGRGDKDVNTVASSLDI is encoded by the coding sequence GTGGTAAGTACATTTTCTCGCAAAGATCAAAACTATAAAAATGACGATTTAAATCAACCCTCCAAAGAGGGAAGATTTGGAAAATATGGTGGTCAATATGTTCCTGAAACGCTAATGCCCGCTCTTTTTGAGCTTGAAGACGCTGCATCTAATGCATGGAAAGATAAACTTTTTGTAGAAGAATTAAATCATCTACTTAAGACTTATGTAGGAAGAGAAACACCACTTTATGAAGCCAAAAGACTTACTGAACATTACAAAAATAACCAAGCAACTCCTAGAATATGGCTTAAAAGAGAAGATTTAAATCATACTGGGGCTCACAAAATTAATAATGCTCTTGGTCAAGCTTTATTGGCAATAAGAATGGGTAAAAAAAGAATAATTGCAGAAACTGGAGCAGGTCAGCATGGAGTTGCTACTGCCACTGTTTGTGCGAGATTTGGCTTGAAATGTATTATCTACATGGGTGCTGAAGACATTAAAAGACAATCCCTTAACGTTTTCAGAATGAAACTTTTAGGAGCTGAAGTTAAAGTTGTAAATTCTGGAACTGCAACACTTAAGGATGCTACTAGTGAGGCCATTAGAGATTGGGTTTCTAATGTCGAAACCACACACTACATTTTAGGATCTGTTGCAGGCCCACACCCTTTCCCAAAGATTGTGCGGGATTTTCATGCAGTTATAGGTGAAGAAACTAAAAAACAATGTTTCAAATCATTTGGATCTTTGCCCGATATTTTGCTTGCTTGTGTAGGTGGGGGATCAAACGCAATGGGGCTTTTCCATCCCTTTGTTAAAGAAACTTCTGTGCGACTTATTGGAGTTGAAGCCGCAGGAAGCGGAGTTGATACTGACAAACATGCTGCCACTATTACTAAAGGGTCAGCTGGAATTTTGCATGGCTCAATGAGTCTTCTCTTGCAAGATGATAATGGTCAAGTACAAGAAGCTCACTCAATAAGTGCAGGTTTAGATTACCCTGGAGTAGGACCTGAACATAGCCATTTAAAAGATATAGGTAGAGCAGAATATGGATCAGTCACAGATCAAGAAGCTTTAGACGCTTTAAAACTTGTTAGTGAACTAGAAGGAATTATACCTGCACTTGAAACTTCCCATGCCTTTGCTTGGTTAGATAAATTATGCCCTACTCTTGAAAAAGATACTCATATAGTTATCAATTGCTCTGGTAGAGGCGACAAAGATGTTAATACTGTTGCATCTTCATTAGATATTTAA
- a CDS encoding translation initiation factor SUI1 yields MGKKNWIEFDNQEKKSEETAKVDTFNKRSKINISKQKKGKKGKTITLIRGLGTEDEILLKELLKKIKVFCGTGGALIDRNIQLQGDMVSKSIEFLRKEGFHNL; encoded by the coding sequence ATGGGAAAAAAGAATTGGATCGAATTTGATAATCAAGAAAAGAAATCTGAAGAAACAGCTAAGGTAGATACTTTTAATAAAAGATCAAAAATAAATATTTCAAAACAAAAAAAAGGTAAAAAGGGCAAGACTATAACTTTAATTAGAGGTTTAGGCACTGAGGATGAAATCTTATTAAAAGAATTACTAAAAAAAATTAAAGTTTTTTGTGGGACTGGAGGAGCATTAATTGATAGAAATATCCAGTTACAGGGTGATATGGTATCGAAATCAATTGAGTTTCTTCGTAAAGAGGGATTTCATAATTTATGA
- the cysC gene encoding adenylyl-sulfate kinase, with product MKEQNQTKSTNIKWHNLTIDREKLEKMRGHKGLVIWFTGLSGSGKSTLANALNEVLHLDGFSTYVLDGDNIRHGLCKDLGFSDEDREENIRRIGEVANLFMNAGIITITAFVSPFISDREKVRKIIGSKDFIEVYCSADITVCENRDTKGFYKKARLGEIKEFTGISSPYEAPLNPEIVVDTGSLDLNDSVEKIINYLKKENLLNKT from the coding sequence ATGAAAGAACAAAATCAAACAAAGTCAACCAATATAAAGTGGCACAACTTAACTATTGATAGAGAAAAGTTAGAGAAAATGAGAGGTCATAAAGGTTTGGTTATTTGGTTTACAGGTTTGTCTGGTTCTGGCAAAAGTACTTTGGCCAACGCTTTAAATGAAGTTTTACACTTGGATGGTTTTTCGACTTATGTGTTGGATGGAGATAATATTAGACACGGTTTATGTAAAGATCTTGGTTTTTCGGATGAAGATAGGGAAGAAAATATAAGAAGAATTGGCGAAGTTGCGAATTTATTTATGAATGCTGGGATAATAACTATTACAGCATTCGTTTCGCCATTTATTAGCGATAGAGAGAAGGTGAGAAAAATTATTGGATCTAAGGATTTTATTGAAGTTTATTGTTCTGCTGATATCACAGTTTGCGAAAATAGGGATACTAAAGGTTTTTATAAAAAAGCTCGTTTGGGAGAAATTAAAGAATTCACAGGGATTTCTAGTCCATATGAAGCGCCTCTTAATCCCGAAATTGTTGTTGATACAGGTTCGTTAGATTTAAATGATTCCGTTGAAAAAATTATTAACTACCTTAAAAAAGAAAACTTGCTTAACAAGACCTAA
- the purE gene encoding 5-(carboxyamino)imidazole ribonucleotide mutase: MSELNSKDIYKIAVVMGSDSDLKTLKPAIDILREFGIKTEVSILSAHRTPFEMMEYAKNAESENIKVIIAGAGGAAHLPGMLASITCIPVIGVPVESKTLKGIDSLLSIVQMPAGIPVATVAINGGQNAGLLAIEMISLFDESIKKNLKKFRKNLHTLVRTKNSKLSNIGPDNYLQNE; this comes from the coding sequence TTGTCAGAATTGAATTCTAAAGATATTTATAAAATTGCTGTCGTAATGGGTAGTGATTCAGATCTAAAAACATTGAAACCAGCCATTGATATTTTAAGAGAATTTGGAATAAAAACTGAAGTTTCTATACTTTCTGCTCATCGAACACCTTTTGAAATGATGGAATATGCAAAAAATGCAGAATCAGAAAACATAAAAGTAATAATTGCAGGTGCTGGGGGTGCTGCTCATCTTCCAGGAATGCTGGCATCCATAACTTGCATTCCTGTAATTGGCGTACCAGTAGAGAGTAAGACTCTTAAGGGGATTGACTCTCTTTTATCAATCGTTCAAATGCCCGCTGGAATTCCAGTTGCAACAGTTGCAATTAATGGAGGTCAGAATGCTGGATTATTGGCAATAGAGATGATCAGTTTATTTGATGAATCCATAAAGAAAAATTTGAAAAAATTTAGAAAAAATCTACATACACTGGTAAGAACTAAAAATAGTAAGTTATCAAATATTGGACCTGATAATTATCTTCAAAATGAATGA
- the bchM gene encoding magnesium protoporphyrin IX methyltransferase has translation MTSNKIIEKSEVREYFNGTGFERWNKIYSKSDEINTVQKNIRKGHQKTVDDVVSYIKNYPELTKKSYCDAGCGVGSLSIPLLRLGIKELQVSDISSEMIKETKKRINELGLNQGKIKYEICDLEKLKGLFDVVVCLDVFIHYPQPVAEEMVQHLCDLSKEKLIVSFAPYTPVLAVLKNIGKLFPGPSKTTRAYTLKEKGIINAVKERGFKVVKKKLNQAPFYFSKLIEFEKIK, from the coding sequence ATGACGTCAAATAAGATTATCGAAAAAAGTGAAGTAAGAGAGTATTTTAATGGTACTGGCTTTGAAAGATGGAATAAAATTTATAGCAAATCTGATGAAATTAATACAGTTCAGAAAAATATTAGGAAAGGACATCAAAAAACTGTAGATGATGTAGTCTCATACATCAAAAATTATCCTGAACTAACAAAAAAAAGTTATTGTGATGCAGGCTGTGGTGTAGGAAGTCTTTCCATACCTTTACTAAGACTTGGTATAAAAGAACTACAGGTGAGCGATATTTCTTCTGAAATGATTAAAGAAACAAAGAAACGCATTAATGAATTAGGGTTGAATCAAGGTAAAATCAAATATGAAATCTGTGATCTAGAAAAATTAAAAGGATTATTTGATGTTGTAGTTTGTTTGGATGTATTTATTCATTATCCTCAACCGGTCGCAGAAGAAATGGTGCAACATCTATGCGATTTAAGCAAAGAAAAACTAATCGTTAGCTTTGCTCCTTATACCCCAGTTCTTGCTGTTTTAAAAAATATTGGAAAATTATTTCCTGGGCCAAGTAAAACTACAAGAGCATATACATTGAAAGAAAAGGGTATTATTAATGCTGTTAAAGAAAGAGGGTTTAAAGTTGTTAAAAAGAAATTAAATCAAGCTCCTTTTTATTTTTCAAAACTAATTGAATTCGAAAAAATTAAATAA
- a CDS encoding response regulator transcription factor: MNEINQINNEPVRKSRILLVDDEPGLRTAVKTFLEDEGFEIFIAVDGEDGWEKAQTIFPDLIISDVMMPRANGYALLEKIREDEKLGGTPVIFLTAKGMTLDRTEGYLAGVDDYISKPFDPDELAARVKNVINRQERLLKEAARFADIDVSKMAKQITEIKSMLTDQNQTNLENKINLPSFTPREASVLQLVAEGLMNKEIARQLETSIRNVEKYVSRLFIKTGTSSRTELVRYALENHLVK, from the coding sequence ATGAATGAAATTAATCAAATAAATAATGAACCTGTAAGAAAATCAAGAATTTTATTAGTTGATGATGAGCCTGGCTTAAGAACAGCTGTTAAAACATTTCTAGAAGATGAAGGCTTTGAAATATTTATTGCAGTTGATGGAGAGGATGGTTGGGAAAAAGCTCAAACAATTTTCCCCGATTTGATAATTAGCGATGTTATGATGCCCCGAGCCAACGGTTATGCTTTATTAGAAAAAATTAGAGAAGATGAAAAATTAGGAGGAACTCCAGTTATTTTTCTAACTGCAAAAGGAATGACCCTAGACAGAACAGAAGGTTATCTTGCAGGAGTTGATGATTATATTTCCAAACCTTTCGATCCTGATGAATTAGCAGCAAGAGTCAAAAATGTAATCAACAGACAAGAACGATTATTAAAAGAAGCGGCACGATTCGCAGATATTGACGTTAGCAAAATGGCAAAACAAATTACTGAAATAAAATCTATGCTCACAGACCAAAACCAGACTAATCTAGAAAATAAAATAAATCTTCCTAGTTTTACTCCTAGAGAAGCAAGTGTGCTTCAACTAGTAGCAGAGGGACTGATGAACAAAGAAATTGCAAGACAGCTTGAAACATCTATTAGAAATGTTGAGAAATATGTAAGTAGACTTTTTATCAAGACAGGTACATCTAGCCGAACAGAATTAGTTCGTTATGCACTTGAAAATCATTTAGTGAAATAA
- a CDS encoding cysteine desulfurase family protein, which produces MLSTPILLDYQSSTPCSKDVVDSMKPFWSEIFSNPASKSNLAGINASAILEASREKIEQSLFLNNKKVIFTSGATESNNLALLGFARNFYKKTGNYGHIITLKTEHKAVLEPLNQLKKEGFIVTEINPEKDGLISEEQFKKNIREDTFLVSVMLANNEIGVIQPIENILKICKSRGITFHSDFAQCLGYMALDNLLSDVNMITMSSHKIYGPKGIGLLLIDEEINLEPLIVGGGQEYGFRSGTLPLPLVVGFAKAIEIAVLNQKNNAEKLLFHRNNLLEGLLKNNSGLLINGSIEKRLPHNLNLTVLDLNGAKFHKLLKSKIICSTGSACSNGEPSHVLLALGRSLKEAESSIRLSIGLSTNSKDIKQAIHILTNTIRSLR; this is translated from the coding sequence ATGCTATCAACTCCCATACTACTAGACTATCAATCTTCGACTCCTTGCTCTAAAGATGTCGTTGATTCTATGAAACCTTTTTGGAGTGAGATATTTTCTAACCCTGCAAGCAAATCTAATTTGGCTGGGATTAACGCAAGCGCTATATTGGAAGCCTCAAGAGAAAAAATAGAACAAAGTTTATTTCTTAATAATAAAAAAGTTATTTTTACAAGTGGGGCAACTGAATCTAATAACTTAGCTTTATTAGGTTTTGCCAGAAATTTCTATAAAAAAACAGGAAATTATGGACATATTATTACCTTAAAAACGGAGCATAAAGCTGTTTTGGAGCCCTTAAACCAACTAAAAAAAGAGGGATTTATAGTTACGGAAATTAATCCTGAGAAAGATGGCTTAATTTCAGAAGAACAATTCAAAAAAAATATAAGAGAAGATACATTTCTGGTTAGTGTCATGTTGGCAAATAATGAAATAGGAGTTATTCAGCCCATAGAAAATATTTTAAAGATATGTAAATCGAGAGGAATAACATTTCACTCTGATTTTGCTCAATGCTTAGGTTATATGGCGTTAGACAATCTTTTGTCAGATGTAAATATGATAACGATGAGTTCTCACAAAATATATGGTCCTAAAGGGATAGGACTTCTTTTGATTGATGAAGAAATTAATCTTGAGCCTTTAATTGTTGGAGGAGGTCAGGAGTATGGTTTTAGGTCTGGCACATTACCTCTTCCTTTAGTAGTTGGCTTTGCTAAAGCAATAGAGATAGCGGTTCTTAATCAAAAAAATAATGCTGAGAAATTACTTTTTCATAGAAATAACCTTTTGGAGGGGTTGTTAAAAAATAATTCTGGTTTATTAATTAATGGCTCCATAGAAAAAAGATTACCTCACAATTTAAATTTGACTGTATTGGATTTAAACGGAGCAAAGTTTCATAAACTTTTAAAATCTAAAATAATTTGTTCTACTGGATCTGCATGTAGTAATGGTGAACCATCTCATGTTTTACTAGCTTTAGGTAGATCTCTTAAAGAAGCAGAATCTTCAATAAGGTTAAGTATTGGATTAAGTACTAATTCAAAAGATATAAAACAAGCAATTCATATTCTTACAAATACGATCAGATCATTACGATAG
- the rsmH gene encoding 16S rRNA (cytosine(1402)-N(4))-methyltransferase RsmH has product MQTDLSDSSFFNHQSVMTDEIMASLEHYPLINNNQIKGIDATLGGGGHSYHLLRKYSDLNIIGLDQDPFARKSALKKLDEFKSRIDIRASNFADFVPKEKVSFVIADLGVNSNQLDDPKRGFSFQKDGPLDMRMNPLLDFDAEKLIESLNEKDLANLIYKYGDERLSRKIARKIKFDLKENGKYSGTKELAYSIAGCFPPKQRYKKLHPATRTFQALRIAVNKEIEVLEKFLQVVPEWLLPGGIISIISFHSLEDRLVKSCFKNDQRLKNLTKKPITPSEQEVELNKRARSGKLRIAQLN; this is encoded by the coding sequence ATGCAAACTGACCTATCTGATTCATCTTTTTTCAATCATCAATCAGTCATGACAGATGAGATTATGGCCTCATTAGAGCATTACCCACTTATAAATAACAATCAAATTAAAGGAATAGACGCAACTTTAGGCGGAGGCGGGCACTCTTATCATTTATTAAGAAAATATTCAGATTTAAATATAATTGGACTTGATCAAGATCCATTCGCAAGAAAATCAGCATTAAAAAAACTTGACGAGTTTAAAAGTAGGATTGATATAAGAGCTTCAAATTTTGCGGATTTTGTACCAAAAGAGAAAGTTTCTTTTGTGATTGCAGATCTTGGAGTAAATAGTAATCAACTTGATGACCCTAAAAGAGGATTTAGTTTCCAAAAAGATGGTCCGCTTGATATGCGCATGAATCCTTTGCTTGATTTTGATGCAGAGAAATTAATTGAGTCTTTAAATGAAAAAGATCTAGCTAACCTAATCTATAAATATGGAGATGAGAGATTATCAAGAAAGATTGCTAGGAAAATAAAATTTGATTTGAAGGAAAATGGGAAATATTCTGGGACAAAAGAATTAGCTTATTCTATTGCAGGCTGCTTCCCACCAAAACAAAGATATAAAAAATTACATCCAGCCACAAGAACATTTCAAGCACTAAGAATTGCTGTTAATAAAGAAATTGAAGTATTAGAAAAATTTTTGCAAGTTGTACCTGAATGGCTTTTGCCAGGAGGTATTATTTCTATTATTAGTTTTCATTCCCTTGAGGATAGGTTAGTTAAAAGTTGTTTTAAGAATGATCAAAGACTAAAAAACCTGACAAAAAAGCCAATAACTCCTTCCGAACAAGAAGTCGAACTTAATAAAAGAGCTAGAAGTGGAAAATTAAGAATTGCTCAGTTAAATTAA
- a CDS encoding NAD(P)H-quinone oxidoreductase subunit H, giving the protein MAQLETRTEPMVVNFGPHHPSMHGVLRLVVTLDGENVIDCEPVIGYLHRGMEKIAENRTNVMYVPYVSRMDYAAGMFYEAIVVNAPERLANIPVPKRASYIRVLMLELNRIANHLLWLGPFLADVGAQTPFFYIFREREMIYDLWEAATGQRLINNNFFRIGGVACDLPYGWLEKCIDFCDWFGPKIDEYEKLITNNPIFRKRIEGLGTIQRDQAINWSLSGPMLRASGVSWDLRKVDSYECYDDFDWQIASEKEGDCYARYRVRVEEMRQSLSIIRQACKMIPGGPTENLEAQRMATEDKKSEIFGIDYQYVAKKVAPTFKIPNGELYTRLESGKGEIGVFIQGNNEVTPWRFKIRAADLNNLQILPHILKGAKIADIMAILGSIDVIMGSVDR; this is encoded by the coding sequence ATGGCTCAGCTAGAGACTAGAACAGAACCAATGGTGGTCAATTTTGGCCCTCACCATCCCTCAATGCATGGGGTTTTAAGGTTAGTTGTAACTCTTGATGGTGAGAATGTCATTGATTGTGAGCCAGTAATTGGATATTTACATAGAGGAATGGAAAAGATAGCTGAAAATAGGACAAATGTAATGTATGTCCCTTATGTAAGCAGAATGGATTATGCAGCAGGAATGTTTTATGAAGCTATTGTAGTAAATGCTCCTGAAAGATTAGCTAATATTCCAGTTCCCAAAAGAGCTAGTTACATCAGAGTTCTTATGCTCGAACTTAATCGTATTGCTAATCATCTTTTATGGCTTGGTCCCTTTTTAGCAGACGTAGGAGCTCAAACTCCATTTTTCTATATTTTTAGAGAAAGAGAGATGATATATGATCTCTGGGAAGCTGCTACTGGACAAAGGCTAATAAATAATAATTTCTTTAGGATAGGTGGTGTCGCATGTGATCTCCCATACGGATGGTTAGAAAAATGTATAGACTTTTGCGATTGGTTTGGTCCTAAGATAGATGAATACGAAAAATTAATCACAAATAATCCAATTTTTAGAAAAAGAATTGAAGGTCTAGGAACAATACAAAGAGACCAGGCAATTAATTGGTCTTTGTCTGGACCAATGCTTAGAGCTTCTGGAGTTTCTTGGGATTTAAGGAAAGTCGATAGTTATGAATGTTATGACGATTTTGATTGGCAGATTGCTTCAGAAAAAGAAGGAGATTGTTATGCGAGATATCGAGTAAGAGTTGAAGAGATGAGACAATCATTAAGCATCATTCGCCAAGCCTGCAAAATGATTCCCGGAGGTCCAACAGAAAATTTAGAAGCTCAAAGAATGGCGACTGAAGATAAGAAAAGTGAAATATTTGGTATCGACTATCAATATGTAGCTAAGAAGGTTGCTCCAACTTTTAAAATTCCTAACGGAGAATTATATACAAGATTAGAGTCCGGCAAAGGAGAAATAGGTGTATTTATTCAAGGAAATAATGAAGTTACCCCATGGAGATTTAAAATCAGAGCAGCTGATTTAAATAATCTGCAAATATTGCCTCATATTCTTAAAGGTGCCAAAATCGCTGATATTATGGCAATCCTTGGTTCAATAGATGTCATTATGGGATCTGTTGATAGATAA
- a CDS encoding acyl-CoA thioesterase, which yields MNPSDWLILQKKVRFGDCDSAGVIHFHNLLKWSHEAWEESIEIYGIPSQDIFPDFSIRKSQIIFPIVNCEANFLAPIKIGDLLKVKITPHKINTHLFQVNSFFIKNGNKVAEGKIIHCSLDIDSRNKIELPDQLERWIEASNVSTNLKEC from the coding sequence ATGAACCCCTCTGACTGGTTAATATTGCAGAAGAAGGTAAGATTTGGTGATTGTGATTCTGCAGGTGTAATTCATTTTCATAACTTATTAAAATGGTCGCATGAAGCTTGGGAAGAAAGTATTGAAATTTATGGGATTCCTTCTCAAGATATTTTTCCAGATTTTTCTATACGTAAAAGTCAAATTATTTTTCCAATAGTAAATTGTGAAGCAAACTTTCTTGCGCCTATAAAAATTGGAGATTTATTAAAAGTAAAAATTACCCCTCATAAAATTAATACTCATTTGTTCCAAGTAAATAGCTTTTTTATAAAAAATGGAAATAAAGTAGCCGAAGGGAAAATTATACATTGTTCTTTAGATATTGATTCAAGAAATAAAATAGAACTTCCCGATCAGTTAGAAAGATGGATAGAGGCTTCTAATGTGAGTACAAATTTAAAAGAATGCTAA
- a CDS encoding AMP-binding protein produces the protein MKNKIHTIEVENNETKSVEKIIEKIRENKIIYVKNKFYEDKDVLDSITENGPAIILNSSGSSGKPRQCFHHLNNLKLSATTSGQWLIEQGFELQNCLILNTLPLNHISGLMPIFRSQTWGCDCINISPNLIKKTRELLLFTIKFKKNKKHLITSLVPTQLQRLLAQKDGISWLKIFDLIWVGGASISDETAEQCIKEKIKLAPCYGSTETAAMVTSLKPKEFLMGFKNVGEILPDTKIRINAQGLIEIKSARIGIEIIDSLKTENFKNKNGWWQTSDLGEINQINNSFYLNFVGRNDNAFNSGGEIVFPEVIESRLNDFIMKENIPINKFNISKVSNKLWGNKIKVIVEFRELTNNNIIEISLNLLKKFSQSWPKHEKPEKWIVKNKNSITEKINYKFKK, from the coding sequence ATGAAAAATAAAATTCATACTATTGAAGTTGAAAATAACGAAACTAAATCTGTAGAAAAAATTATCGAAAAAATTAGAGAGAATAAAATTATTTATGTAAAAAACAAATTTTATGAAGACAAAGATGTATTAGATTCAATTACTGAAAATGGGCCAGCAATTATCTTAAACAGTAGTGGGAGTTCTGGAAAACCGAGACAATGTTTTCACCATTTAAATAATCTTAAATTATCTGCAACTACATCAGGTCAATGGCTAATAGAGCAAGGATTTGAATTACAAAACTGCTTAATTTTAAATACTTTACCCCTGAACCACATAAGTGGATTAATGCCAATTTTTAGAAGTCAAACTTGGGGATGTGATTGTATTAATATTTCTCCGAATTTGATAAAAAAAACTCGAGAACTTTTACTTTTCACAATTAAATTTAAAAAAAACAAAAAACACTTGATTACGTCATTAGTACCTACCCAATTACAAAGACTTTTAGCTCAAAAAGATGGAATTAGTTGGCTAAAAATTTTTGATCTAATTTGGGTAGGTGGAGCTTCAATTTCAGACGAAACTGCAGAACAATGTATAAAAGAAAAAATAAAATTAGCACCTTGTTACGGCTCAACTGAAACAGCAGCAATGGTTACTAGTTTAAAACCAAAAGAATTCTTGATGGGTTTTAAAAATGTTGGAGAAATACTACCTGATACAAAAATAAGAATTAACGCACAAGGATTAATAGAGATAAAATCAGCCAGAATTGGAATTGAAATAATAGACTCTTTAAAAACTGAAAATTTCAAAAATAAAAATGGGTGGTGGCAAACAAGTGATTTAGGTGAAATTAATCAAATCAATAATTCTTTCTATTTAAACTTTGTTGGAAGAAATGATAATGCCTTTAATTCAGGAGGAGAAATCGTTTTCCCTGAAGTAATTGAATCTAGATTAAATGATTTCATTATGAAAGAAAATATCCCAATTAATAAATTCAATATTTCAAAAGTATCTAACAAATTATGGGGAAATAAAATTAAAGTAATAGTTGAATTTAGAGAACTTACAAATAATAATATTATTGAAATTTCTTTAAATTTATTAAAAAAATTTTCTCAAAGTTGGCCTAAACATGAAAAGCCTGAAAAATGGATTGTTAAAAACAAAAATAGCATTACAGAAAAAATAAACTATAAATTTAAAAAATAA
- a CDS encoding o-succinylbenzoate synthase has product MNLIFQKKSYSFKLSAKVENSKTNYHTKSGWIIKLISNDKKIGFGEVSPLHKKDLKKCAKQLDMIPEYIEEFNLSEQINIFHPCIQSAINSALAEINGKIIFKENYYFDEIGKTAILLNHENVVSDLNDIKKRHCDIGKSLTLKWKVALKNNHEEEAKLEEILSKIGNNIKLRIDANGSWGREIANRWADILKDNKNIDWLEQPLCVDDIDGMTELNKKIPIALDESLLKFPTLIDEWKGWQIRRPSQENNPVKLLRELENKKALISISTSFETGIGKRWLNHLSSLQLQGPTPKVPGLAMNKFPNSFLFLNEAKKIWDQL; this is encoded by the coding sequence ATGAACTTAATATTTCAAAAAAAATCTTATAGCTTTAAGTTATCGGCCAAAGTAGAAAATTCTAAAACCAATTACCATACAAAATCGGGTTGGATAATTAAATTAATAAGTAATGATAAAAAAATAGGGTTTGGAGAAGTTTCACCGCTACATAAAAAAGACTTAAAAAAGTGCGCGAAACAACTAGATATGATCCCTGAGTATATAGAGGAATTTAATTTATCTGAGCAAATAAATATTTTTCATCCATGCATTCAATCTGCAATAAATTCTGCATTAGCAGAGATCAATGGAAAAATAATTTTTAAAGAAAACTACTACTTTGATGAAATTGGTAAAACAGCCATATTGTTAAATCATGAAAATGTAGTTTCAGATCTAAATGATATTAAAAAAAGACATTGTGATATTGGAAAATCATTAACCTTAAAATGGAAAGTAGCACTAAAAAATAACCATGAGGAAGAAGCAAAATTAGAAGAAATTTTAAGCAAAATAGGTAATAATATTAAGTTAAGAATAGATGCTAATGGTTCTTGGGGAAGAGAGATAGCTAATAGATGGGCTGATATTTTGAAAGATAATAAAAATATAGATTGGTTAGAACAACCTCTCTGTGTTGATGATATTGATGGAATGACAGAACTAAACAAAAAAATTCCAATAGCTTTAGACGAATCACTTTTAAAATTTCCAACTTTGATTGATGAGTGGAAGGGTTGGCAAATTAGAAGGCCTTCTCAAGAAAATAATCCAGTTAAGCTTTTAAGAGAATTAGAAAATAAAAAAGCTTTAATATCTATAAGTACCTCATTTGAAACTGGAATAGGAAAGAGATGGCTCAATCATTTATCTTCTCTACAATTACAAGGACCAACGCCAAAAGTTCCTGGTTTAGCAATGAATAAATTCCCTAATTCGTTTCTATTTTTAAATGAAGCAAAAAAGATATGGGATCAACTATGA